TAGAGGAGAATAGCAGGGAGGACTGCAGCAGAGTGAACAGTGAGTGTTAAGAACATAGAGAAGTGACACAGTCACAGAGAGATTCAGCAAGAAGAGTGAACAGTGAGTGTTAAGAACATAGAGAAGTGACACAGTCACAGAGAGATTCAGCAAGAAGAGTGAACAGTGAGTGTTAAGAACATAGAGAAGTGACACAGTCACAGAGAGATTCAGCAAGAAGAGTGAACAGTGAGTGTTAAGAACATAGCATAGTAGTGAcagtgacaaagagagagaagggagttCAGTGAATGCAGGAACACAGAGTAGCAGTGACAcagcgacagacagagagagccaTCTTGGTGGTATAGGGAAAGACAGAAGGATCTACAAGCAAGATGGGGTCaatgccttcaaaataaacCATCCCTAAAAATACCCGCCCAAGCAGCCCCATATTGGAAAGATGACACTCGAAGAGAGCTTAGGACCAAAATAAAAGCACTTCCCCACCAGCCAGTGAATCAGACGAcggggcaaaaactaaaagatTATTCTGACGTGCAGTCCAACACAGACATTCAGTCCAATGGATGTGGGTGTGAGTGGGTTTGTCTGTTGGTGCGTTGTGGGGGAGGAGGTGTTAAAACCTCAAGGAGAGGTCTTGTTTCTCTTCTCCACATCTAGCTAGGCCAACATAAGAAACCAGCCTCCCTCCAGAAACAGCCAGCAGTCTTTCATGCTCTGTGGCCCAGTAGAGTTGTCCACAAagccacagacacactgagCCCTTTGAACAACATGCCCTGGGGAGTCCCAGCCCCAGTAACGTGGAAAGAATCCAGCAGGAACTCGGATTCCAGCTCTATTACCCGTCAGGAAAATAATCAGCACTGTTCTCAGAGCCAAGAAACATGGCCAGAGAGCATGGGGAAACGGAGAGAGGAAACAGTTTGGGAACTGAAAGTGCACGTGCGTGTGAGTGATGAGACAGTGTGTGATTGATTCAAAGGTCAAGGAATACTTCCATGACAGCAGTGGCTGGGCCCGAGTCCCCCTGCTGGGGTTCCTGATGCAGATTCTGCTTATTGTTTTCTCCGCTGTTTCCTCAGGATGTGAGGCAGGGTTAGGCGATGAGGTCAACCCTACAGCTCCCTGGACTGAGAACAGGATGGGTGTGGAGTGATCACAGTGAAAAGCAGAACTGGACGCTCCTATTAGTTCAGGAGACAAGCCCACTCTAAAGTGCATATGTAGCAAATTATTTAGCTGCGCAAACAACAATTTTATTTGGGAGTACTGCGCACATTGTGGAAGTGTTTATACAGGCTGTTCTGGTGCTACAAAATGTTATGTGACGACACTCCTAACAATTGTTGAAGCTGGTACTTGGACAACCAGTGCTACCAATGAAAAACCTTCCTTCAGAGCCCTTAACCCACTTAAGTCTCTGACCAATTGTATTTCTCAACTCCCAGGTCCGCTTTCCTCCAGTCTCTCTCacggtttaaaaaaagaaatcgaAAGGTTTCTGAGAAGCTGTGAGGAGAAGAAACGTGGAGGGAAAAGAGCCTGTACAAAACAGAATTGTACATCTGCACTAGTTCatcaggaaaataatatttacctGGATGAATCCTAAAAATCTTTcttatattttgtaaaaatctaaaaaatGATGTTAAATAAGAATTAGGTAGGTTGTGCAACAGGAAAAAAGAATGAACTAACCCAGAGTTCCTTGTTTTACAGTGAGAAACAATTCTTATTTCTACATATTTTTCAAGATATATGTTAGTGCTTTAATGAAATACTTACTGTGACATTGTACATTTCATGATATACAATCAAATTAGTGCTTGGTAATGGAGTCCCAGCCAGTTGGCTTCTGGCTGTAAAAGGACTGCTGACATGCAAAAAGAGTCCCTAAAAAGTCTATACTATGTCAGGTATGTGTCGATTTGTGCTCCATTTCatcaaaaacatttgctttgaaaCTAAGAATATCATAGACAACTCACTCGTGATATTGACTCTACTGAAGAATCATGACATTTGATAATAATTCTACTAGATAGATaatgcatatacacacaacatATTACCCATAAAGCCCAAAACTGAAGGTTTAAATCAGAAGAAAGTTTGGCACTAGTTGATATACAATATTTAATCATAAAAATGGAGATACTCCCAAGAAACGTCTGGTTTTGGAGTTACATACCTATGTGCAAAACAGCCTATTGCTTTTGTATCAAGCTCACCATTGTTTTTTCTACAATGACATAGTCAATCCTCCAGCCTTTTGAAATTCAGATAGAACACATTACCATTTATGTTGACTGTCAGTTCTACGTATTTTCTCAGCACCAAAAGTGTGAATCTCACATGCTGCTGAGAAATTCACACTAAGACGAGTGGTGACGTCGCACCAACACATCAAACACCACCAGTATGTCACATGTGGTTGGAGTCACATCTGGGAGGGCTCAGCTTAGCTGCAACATCAGCATGCGTAGCGGGCCTGGCCCCCAACTGTTTAAAGAGATGCGGGAGACAAGTCTGACTCACAGGAGCATGAAACATGTACATGCATCCTTTAACCTAGGATTACTCACATGTTGTACGTTTCAAGTACACTGGACCAAGTCTACAGAAACAGGGTCACAAGGTTACATAGCAATAGGTCATGGCAAGGATTCCCCCAAAGCCCAGGGAGCTGGGTTGAACTAGACATGTGCAGTAGTACTGAATGAGGGAACTTGTTTACAAAGAGCCTTTTCGTTACAGGGTCAGCAGGAGGAGCGGGAGGAGCGGGGGGTGAGTAGTGACCCGGGGAGGAGTCGGTCCAGGACCCGGACAAACAGTGATGTTACACATTCCACAGCAGCCTCTCCCACTCCCTCAGGCCTGGATTCCCCAGACTTACTGAGACGGCAGGCTGCCTCCCAGTTAACAATCAGTCCTTTCACTGGCCCAGAGCAGCTTTAGCATCTCATGCGCCCTGGAGGTATTCTCAGATCAAACCAAGCTCAATGTCCCCTCAACACTCTACTTAAACAATCCAAAAACACATCTCTCTGACTCACACGTTATTTCGAGGCAATCTTGAAGTGCTCAAAATAGGCAGAATAAAAAAAGCTTGTTTCAACTTCTTTatctgggggaaaaaatgtaGCTTTGCATATTGATTAGGTCAGCTAAGAAACTCTCTCACATCAAGAGGAATAAGAATCACGGGAGAGACATGCCTTTGTTGCTCTGTAAGGAAATTAGAGCAATTACACTTGTTTAATAATGCAATTTCCAGTCCGGGCAGTTTTAGTGAACTGATCACCAGATTAAATCTGAACAAACAAAATTAGAAGTTCTAAATGTAGTGCTAGAGTTTAAGGGGAACTGTAACGGCTAACTGTTTTATTGTCACAGACTAAAGGATAAATGGTGGCATGGGAAGAGAAAGTAATTATGTACTACAATACCCATTAGCCAGCAGGATCAGCCAAGGCTTGgtgcttgacattaactgatgAACGTAACTGTGGAATATGATCTGTGGGTGCAAGTATGAACAGTGCAGGTTGGGGTATTGTATGGCTCTGCTATTTGAGGTATGCCGGTCCTTGGGGTATCtctctgaataaaaaaaaattgttgtagTCTTTTGAAGACCCATATTAGTCCAGGTCGCTACTAATGTAATGTCTGAGAACGTACTCAAAACATGACTAGGCCTTGAGCAGGGGTCACAACAgccataaataaaacatatggtACACTTGCTCCTGCGacggctgctgctgctgctactactactactactactactactactactactactactactactactactacgaGAATTGAGAAAACCAAATCTACTAGGCACTCACCCattaacatatatttatatacacttcGAGCATTTGGTAGTTTCCATCTTGCCTGTCTACAAGACAACCAATACAATAATTTGCCACACAATGCATTACAATAGAATTGGAGATTACACTTTTAAAGGGGCAGACATTcacatttatgtatttcttttcttCTCGCATTTAGTTACTTGACACTGAACTCCGTGGTATGGAGTTGTAAAAACACATCCACAACCTTTTCGGCCTATGAAGACCAAGTCAAATGTGGGTGGAACCGTTCTTGGTTTCATATAAACAATATAGACAGGATTCAGACTAAGTATAGTTTGAAATAAAGCAACGACTTCACTCAAACGACTTGACTATTGTCACTGTTCCGTTTAAAGGCACATCGAAATGTGGGAAACACGGGATTCGATGAAGTTATAAACCTATAGTTCACACGTTTCTCGAGGttaaatatattaacaaaaatctCATTGTCTATTATCTCAACATCTTCAAGTAATCATCGCAACATCGACAGAGGTTACAAGAACATACATCTCTCGTATCACCCATACTTTCCGCTATTCAGatttaaaaagtataataaGACGGGGAAAAAACGTACCTAAGTCGTCCATACTTCCAGAGTTGGCTTCACCGGGTAAACTTTGCTCCTGTTAGTGTTGAACTACTTTTCGGTGCCCGTGAGTTCTTGGGAAAATACTGGGGTGAAGTTGCGAATGCTTCGCCAAGAACAGTACACGACTGCGCAGCGATGTGCACGTGTAGTACCTCACAAGCACGCGAATGTATATACACAGCGACATGAAAAAGAACATAGAGCTTGGTTGAACCGCGGCCTCTACCGGCTGATAACAGAATTGATACAAAGTAGCCTACATTTTACGTATTTTATGAAACGCTATAAACACTTACAGCAATTAGTTTCCTCAGGCAGTGATTTTTTTTACCTTACACAGGTAATGTGTATAATGTATTGAACAATGTTATGACTAAATCAGAACAGACCAAGCAAATGTTCAATAATTTTATTATACatattaaaaaatgaaaatgcatttaaaagttGACAAAGAGCTTATAATGCCCTGATATAATAACCAGTTAGTAAAAAGCTTCTGCAAGGAGGGCCTACTTCTATTCCAAAATCAAACAACACCTTATTTGGGTTTATAACTAATTTTCAACAGTCACTTTACATTAGCTGTGGTGGGGATCAAAGGAccttgtcccccccccccctcagagTTCCAGGGTCTTAAGCTTCCTTTCCTCAGCTTGGGTTAGTGGCTGCTGTGAGAGGATCTTCCCGTGGAGACGGTGGTGCTTCCCAATTCCCAGCCTGGGCAGGCCACGGTTGAGACCCTCCAGCAGCACACAGGACTTGCAAAGCGTTTGGCTGGAGATGTAGCCACACCGGCCGCACGTTCCCTGAACGGGCATCTTAACGCCCTCCCTCACCGACAGGTTCTCCCCAGAGTGGATGACGTCCATGATGGCGCTCGGCCGCACTGCTTCCAAGTCTTTCAGGAAGGTCCGGGCGTGGCCTCGGTAGGCATTAGGGGAATATATGCACTCAGTGGAAAAGTAGTCCAGCTTCTTAAAGTAGGCGTAAAGCACTATCTCCTTCTCGTAGGCATATTTCAGGGGCTTGCAACGCGGGACCACCCCCTCACCCTCGCTAGCTGTGCTGATGGCAGTGCAGCGGCGTAGACGGGCGATGTCTCCTCGAAGAACGTTCATCAGAACAGTCTCTGCCACATCATCAGCATTGTGACCTGAGTGTTGGACATGCAAAGACAGTGTTTTAAAGTGCACCCGTACTGCCCTAGGGCGCTGCGTCGGGGGCACGCAATGGCATCAATTTGTATCCAGGTCCACCGTTCCTGCATAAAAACTAAACTCCCCTCTACCTTATCCCAATGTCTCTGTCCCTTACAgcttaaacattttagaaaatctATATTTATAAAATAGACCTACTATGAAGATAGATAAAACAAACCTGATAAATTCTCTTAAtatcttaatatctcacccggcacagccagaagaggactggtcacccctctgagcctagg
This portion of the Esox lucius isolate fEsoLuc1 chromosome 13, fEsoLuc1.pri, whole genome shotgun sequence genome encodes:
- the ctu1 gene encoding cytoplasmic tRNA 2-thiolation protein 1 isoform X1, which codes for MLLAIFQAGHQITMPVLCSSCAEKRAVLKRPKTAHSLCKDCFFWAFEEEVHQTIVSAQLFKHGETVGIGASGGKDSTVLAHIMKVLNERYNYGLKLLLLSVDEGITGYRDDSLETVKRNQQQYELPLKIVSYEELYGWTMDAIVKQVGLKNNCTFCGVFRRQALDRGAMMLKVDKICTGHNADDVAETVLMNVLRGDIARLRRCTAISTASEGEGVVPRCKPLKYAYEKEIVLYAYFKKLDYFSTECIYSPNAYRGHARTFLKDLEAVRPSAIMDVIHSGENLSVREGVKMPVQGTCGRCGYISSQTLCKSCVLLEGLNRGLPRLGIGKHHRLHGKILSQQPLTQAEERKLKTLEL
- the ctu1 gene encoding cytoplasmic tRNA 2-thiolation protein 1 isoform X2, encoding MPVLCSSCAEKRAVLKRPKTAHSLCKDCFFWAFEEEVHQTIVSAQLFKHGETVGIGASGGKDSTVLAHIMKVLNERYNYGLKLLLLSVDEGITGYRDDSLETVKRNQQQYELPLKIVSYEELYGWTMDAIVKQVGLKNNCTFCGVFRRQALDRGAMMLKVDKICTGHNADDVAETVLMNVLRGDIARLRRCTAISTASEGEGVVPRCKPLKYAYEKEIVLYAYFKKLDYFSTECIYSPNAYRGHARTFLKDLEAVRPSAIMDVIHSGENLSVREGVKMPVQGTCGRCGYISSQTLCKSCVLLEGLNRGLPRLGIGKHHRLHGKILSQQPLTQAEERKLKTLEL